In Zea mays cultivar B73 chromosome 7, Zm-B73-REFERENCE-NAM-5.0, whole genome shotgun sequence, the following proteins share a genomic window:
- the LOC100216939 gene encoding uncharacterized protein LOC100216939: MASAAAATGDGEKAHAHLGQPLLVPPQPPQQPYYAYPAASYVQPAPPPPPAPTLVFVPSPCSPMLVRLRRLRPRRASCLRRFCARALPLLLFLALLAGLAFLLYPSAPAARVADLRVDSFRAQPPVLGLGLALRLRVSNPGFVLPLRYRAVSAAVSYRGHLLGAAKAWPGSGELAARNEVYADAEVWVDAGKVLDDVIELIGDVAAGSVPLEIVSEVVGSIKVFRFHIPVKGLISCSVSISPVTQGIISQDCY; the protein is encoded by the exons ATGGCATCCGCGGCGGCGGCGACCGGCGACGGCGAGAAGGCGCACGCGCACCTAGGGCAGCCTCTCCTCGTGCCGCCGCAGCCCCCTCAACAACCCTACTACGCCTACCCGGCCGCCTCCTACGTGCAGCCCgccccaccgccgccgccggccccgacgctcgtcttcgtgccGTCCCCCTGCTCCCCGATGCTCGTGCGCCTCCGCCGCCTGCGCCCGCGCCGCGCGTCCTGCCTCCGCCGATTCTGCGCGCGCGCGCTCCCGCTCCTCCTCTTCCTCGCGCTCCTCGCGGGgctcgccttcctcctctacccgtccgccccggccgcccgcgtCGCCGACCTCCGTGTCGACAGCTTCCGCGCGCAGCCGCCcgtcctcggcctcggcctcgcgcTGCGGCTCCGCGTCAGCAACCCCGGCTTCGTCCTCCCGCTCCGCTACCGCGCGGTCTCCGCCGCCGTCTCCTACCGCGGACACCTGCTCGGGGCCGCCAAAGCGTGGCCCGGGTCCGGCGAGCTTGCGGCCAGGAATGAGGTCTATGCGGATGCTGAGGTGTGGGTGGACGCCGGGAAGGTGCTGGATGACGTGATCGAGCTCATCGGGGACGTGGCCGCGGGGTCAGTGCCGCTTGAGATCGTATCTGAGGTAGTCGGCTCGATCAAGGTGTTCCGTTTCCACATTCCTGTGAAG GGGCTCATATCGTGCTCGGTAAGTATCAGCCCAGTGACTCAGGGAATCATAAGCCAGGATTGCTACTAA